The following nucleotide sequence is from Acidovorax radicis.
TCGCGGCTGTTCCCCCTGGGCGCGCTCACGCGCGGCCTCGAGGGCGAGGTGCTGACCGAGATGGCCGAGCTGACCGAATCGGGCTGCGTGGGTTTTGGCCAGGCCGAGGTGCCGCTGGCCAGCACCCAGGTGCTGCAGCGCGCGCTGCAGTACGCCGCCACCTTTGGCTACACCGTGTGGCTGCGGCCCCAGGAGATGCACCTGGGCAAAGGTGTGGCTGCCAGTGGCGCGCTGGCCACGCGCCTGGGCCTGTCGGGCGTGCCCGTGGCGGCCGAGACGATTGCGCTGCACACCATCTTCGAGCTGCTCAAGACCACCGGCGCCAGTGTGCACCTGTGCCGCATCAGCAGCGCTGCCGGCGTGGAATTGGTGCGCCGCGCCAAGGCCGATGGCCTCAAGGTGACGGCCGACGTGAGCATCAACTCGCTGCACCTCACCGACGTGGACATCGGCTTCTTCGACAGCCGCGCGCGCCTGTCGCCCCCGCTGCGCCAGCAGCGCGACCGCGATGCGCTCAACGCCGCGCTGGCCGACGGCACCATCGATGCGCTGGTGTCCGACCACACGCCGGTCGATGAAGACGCCAAGACCCTGCCGTTTGCCGAAGCTGAACCCGGTGCCACGGGTCTGGAACTGTTGCTGAGCCTGGCGCTCAAGTGGTCGCAAGACAGCGGCGTGCCGCTGCAGCGCGCCCTGGCCGCCGTGACTTGCGAGCCTGCGCGGGTGCTGGGCAATGCCCTGGGCACCTTGCAGGCCAGCGTGGGCCAGATCGTGGAGGGTGGCGTGGGTGACATTTGCATCCTGGACCCCCAGGCCGCCTGGACGGTGCAGGCAAACGCATTGCGCAGCCAGGGCAAGCACACACCGTTTTCTGGCTACGAGCTGCCGGGCTGTGTGCGCATGACACTGGTGGGTGGGCAGGTCGCCTTTGAACGATGACGCCTGCGCCGCGCAGCCGTGCCGCTTGTGGGCACGACCCAGTCACCAGCCGCCAAGGTCACGCGTGCGTGCGATGGACGTGGTGCCTGGAGAGCGCCTGCGCCCGGGTCCATTGACATGAAACAGTTGCGTGCGGTGTGGCGCTTGCTGCGTCTGGTGGGCCACATTGCCCATGGTTTATGGGTGGTGGCACTGCGTTTTCCCACGCTTTCGCCAGACCAGCAGCATGCGCGTGTGCAGGTCTGGTCGCAGCAATTGCTGGCGCTGGCGGGCGTGCACCTGCGGGTTGTGGGGCAGCCGCCCCTCACCGGGCCGGTGATGCTGGTGGCCAACCATATCTCCTGGCTCGACATTCCCGTCATGCACGCGGCACGCCATTGCCGTTTTGTGTCCAAGTCCGACGTCAAGGGCTGGCCGTTGATCGGCACCTTGGCCACCGCGGCGGGCACGCTGTATATCGAGCGCAGTTCGCGCCGCGATGCCTTGCGCATGGTGCGGTCCATGCAAGAGGCGCTGGAGCGCGGTGAAGTGCTGGCCGTGTTCCCCGAGGGCACCACGGGTGACGGCCGCGCGATGCTTCCCTTTCATGCCAACCTGCTGCAGGCCGCAGTGGCCGCGCAGTCGCCGGTGCAGCCCGTGGGGTTGCGTTTTGCCGACCGGGCCACGGGTGCCACCAGTTTTGCGCCCAGCTACATCGGCGACGAAACCCTGGTGGGATCGATCTGGCGCACGCTGTGCGCACCGCCCATCGAGGCCGTGGTGCACTACGGCCCTGCCGAGCTGCCCGCCGGCCGTGAT
It contains:
- a CDS encoding dihydroorotase, which encodes MKILIQNGRVIDPASGLDQTCDIAIAAGRIVGVNRVPPDFAPKRVIDAAGCIVLPGLVDLAARLREPGHEHEGMLESEMAAAVAGGVTSLVCPPDTDPVLDEPGLVEMLKFRAEKLHQSRLFPLGALTRGLEGEVLTEMAELTESGCVGFGQAEVPLASTQVLQRALQYAATFGYTVWLRPQEMHLGKGVAASGALATRLGLSGVPVAAETIALHTIFELLKTTGASVHLCRISSAAGVELVRRAKADGLKVTADVSINSLHLTDVDIGFFDSRARLSPPLRQQRDRDALNAALADGTIDALVSDHTPVDEDAKTLPFAEAEPGATGLELLLSLALKWSQDSGVPLQRALAAVTCEPARVLGNALGTLQASVGQIVEGGVGDICILDPQAAWTVQANALRSQGKHTPFSGYELPGCVRMTLVGGQVAFER
- a CDS encoding lysophospholipid acyltransferase family protein, which encodes MKQLRAVWRLLRLVGHIAHGLWVVALRFPTLSPDQQHARVQVWSQQLLALAGVHLRVVGQPPLTGPVMLVANHISWLDIPVMHAARHCRFVSKSDVKGWPLIGTLATAAGTLYIERSSRRDALRMVRSMQEALERGEVLAVFPEGTTGDGRAMLPFHANLLQAAVAAQSPVQPVGLRFADRATGATSFAPSYIGDETLVGSIWRTLCAPPIEAVVHYGPAELPAGRDRRAWAEHLHTTVDQLRRG